One segment of Prinia subflava isolate CZ2003 ecotype Zambia chromosome 11, Cam_Psub_1.2, whole genome shotgun sequence DNA contains the following:
- the SGPP2 gene encoding sphingosine-1-phosphate phosphatase 2 isoform X3, translating into MIIVWSIVMYIGQVSKDILKWPRPLSPPVVKLEMRTNAEYGMPSTHAMAATAISFSFFIATRNQYKYPLELGLAAAFVFSTLVCLSRLYTGMHTVLDVIGGALISAVLLMLLYPAWDTIDHLLLTSPFCPLFSIVVPLVLCYNYPKLDYYSPTRGDTTTILGAAAGATVGFWLNNQYAASAYSSRGVQPGFPVSTSTMVFVLARFLVGILVVLLTRWVMKSVVLGVLGHRYKFPLGDLEARRRLEVEVPYKFVTYSSVGFTATVIVPLLHELLGLM; encoded by the exons ATGATAATTGTTTGGTCT ATAGTGATGTACATAGGCCAGGTCTCCAAGGACATCCTGAAGTGGCCTCGGCCCCTGTCACCACCTGTCGTGAAGCTGGAGATGAGGACGAATGCAGAGTATGGGATGCCATCCACCCACGCCATGGCAGCTACAGccatctccttctcctttttcattGCAACCAGGAACCAGTACAAG TATCCACTGGAGCTCGGCCTGGCAGCGGCGTTTGTGTTTTCCACGTTGGTGTGTCTGAGCAGGCTGTACACAGGGATGCACACAGTCCTG GATGTGATCGGAGGTGCACTGATTTCGGCTGTGTTGCTCATGCTCTTGTATCCTGCGTGGGACACAATAGATCACTTGCTGTTGACCAGCCCCTTCTGCCCACTGTTTTCCATAGTTGTGCCTCTTGTCTTGTGCTACAACTACCCCAAACTAGACTATTACAGCCCTACCAGGGGAGACACCACTACGATCttaggagcagcagctggagcaacTGTGGGATTTTGGTTGAACAACCAGTACGCTGCTTCAGCctacagcagcagaggtgttcAGCCTGGATTTCCTGTGAGCACCAGCACCATGGTGTTTGTGCTGGCCAGGTTCCTCGTAGGGATCTTGGTTGTCCTGCTGACACGCTGGGTCATGAAGAGCGTGGTCCTTGGCGTGCTGGGCCATCGGTACAAGTTCCCCCTTGGCGACCTGGAAGCCCGGAGACGCCTGGAAGTGGAGGTGCCCTATAAGTTTGTGACGTACTCCTCTGTTGGCTTCACGGCCACCGTGATTGTGCCGCTGCTGCACGAGCTGCTGGGACTGAtgtga
- the SGPP2 gene encoding sphingosine-1-phosphate phosphatase 2 isoform X2, giving the protein MCSLCLGRKGIAILREEIVMYIGQVSKDILKWPRPLSPPVVKLEMRTNAEYGMPSTHAMAATAISFSFFIATRNQYKYPLELGLAAAFVFSTLVCLSRLYTGMHTVLDVIGGALISAVLLMLLYPAWDTIDHLLLTSPFCPLFSIVVPLVLCYNYPKLDYYSPTRGDTTTILGAAAGATVGFWLNNQYAASAYSSRGVQPGFPVSTSTMVFVLARFLVGILVVLLTRWVMKSVVLGVLGHRYKFPLGDLEARRRLEVEVPYKFVTYSSVGFTATVIVPLLHELLGLM; this is encoded by the exons ATGTGTAGCTTGTGTTTAGGAAGAAAAGGCATTGCAATACTGAGAGAGGAG ATAGTGATGTACATAGGCCAGGTCTCCAAGGACATCCTGAAGTGGCCTCGGCCCCTGTCACCACCTGTCGTGAAGCTGGAGATGAGGACGAATGCAGAGTATGGGATGCCATCCACCCACGCCATGGCAGCTACAGccatctccttctcctttttcattGCAACCAGGAACCAGTACAAG TATCCACTGGAGCTCGGCCTGGCAGCGGCGTTTGTGTTTTCCACGTTGGTGTGTCTGAGCAGGCTGTACACAGGGATGCACACAGTCCTG GATGTGATCGGAGGTGCACTGATTTCGGCTGTGTTGCTCATGCTCTTGTATCCTGCGTGGGACACAATAGATCACTTGCTGTTGACCAGCCCCTTCTGCCCACTGTTTTCCATAGTTGTGCCTCTTGTCTTGTGCTACAACTACCCCAAACTAGACTATTACAGCCCTACCAGGGGAGACACCACTACGATCttaggagcagcagctggagcaacTGTGGGATTTTGGTTGAACAACCAGTACGCTGCTTCAGCctacagcagcagaggtgttcAGCCTGGATTTCCTGTGAGCACCAGCACCATGGTGTTTGTGCTGGCCAGGTTCCTCGTAGGGATCTTGGTTGTCCTGCTGACACGCTGGGTCATGAAGAGCGTGGTCCTTGGCGTGCTGGGCCATCGGTACAAGTTCCCCCTTGGCGACCTGGAAGCCCGGAGACGCCTGGAAGTGGAGGTGCCCTATAAGTTTGTGACGTACTCCTCTGTTGGCTTCACGGCCACCGTGATTGTGCCGCTGCTGCACGAGCTGCTGGGACTGAtgtga